In Vibrio japonicus, one DNA window encodes the following:
- the rluC gene encoding 23S rRNA pseudouridine(955/2504/2580) synthase RluC — protein sequence MSEIRTKVQFVDIDDDMAGQRVDNFLRNFLKSIPKSMVYRILRKGEVRVNKKRVKAEYKLQAGDMVRIPPVTLEEKAEEVAPSTKLNKVAELENMVIYEDDHMLILNKPSGTAVHGGSGLKFGAIEALRALRPQARFLELVHRIDRDTSGILLVAKKRSALRHLQAQFREKTVKKFYFALVMGQWKSSCKVVNAPLLKNEVNSIVRVNPNGKLSETRFKIIEKFADATLVQASPITGRTHQIRVHTQYVGHPIAWDDRYGDRRFDAYTGKLGLDRLFLHAANIKFIHPATEEWMEINAPMEAKLERTLEGLRKQSS from the coding sequence ATGAGCGAAATTAGAACAAAAGTCCAGTTTGTAGATATCGACGACGATATGGCTGGCCAGCGAGTTGATAACTTTCTGCGTAACTTTCTGAAAAGTATACCTAAAAGCATGGTTTATCGAATCTTGCGTAAGGGCGAAGTACGAGTAAATAAAAAGCGCGTCAAAGCGGAATATAAGCTACAGGCGGGTGATATGGTCCGTATTCCTCCTGTTACGCTTGAAGAAAAGGCAGAAGAAGTTGCACCGAGTACCAAGTTAAATAAGGTTGCTGAGTTAGAGAATATGGTTATCTATGAAGATGATCACATGCTTATCCTCAATAAACCATCTGGTACCGCCGTCCATGGTGGTAGCGGCTTAAAATTTGGTGCAATCGAAGCATTGCGAGCCCTTCGTCCTCAGGCGCGATTTTTAGAATTGGTTCACCGAATTGACCGCGATACCTCGGGTATCTTGCTTGTGGCTAAAAAGCGTTCGGCACTGCGTCATCTGCAAGCTCAGTTCCGCGAAAAAACGGTGAAAAAGTTTTACTTTGCGTTGGTGATGGGGCAGTGGAAGAGCAGCTGTAAAGTTGTGAATGCACCCCTACTTAAAAACGAAGTAAACAGCATTGTTCGTGTTAACCCGAATGGTAAGTTGTCCGAGACCCGTTTTAAGATCATCGAGAAGTTCGCTGATGCAACCTTGGTCCAAGCAAGTCCGATTACGGGCCGAACTCACCAGATTCGTGTCCATACACAGTATGTAGGTCATCCGATTGCTTGGGATGATAGATACGGAGATCGACGCTTTGACGCTTACACGGGAAAACTTGGTCTTGATAGACTTTTCCTCCATGCGGCAAACATCAAGTTCATTCATCCAGCGACGGAAGAGTGGATGGAGATCAACGCACCGATGGAAGCGAAGCTTGAACGGACTTTAGAAGGCCTGAGAAAGCAAAGCTCGTAA
- a CDS encoding Maf family protein produces the protein MPNYQLVLASTSPYRKQLLNKLSLSFITCSPDFDETPLEDETPLQLVKRLAKGKAESCKTESASLVIGSDQVCVIDGRIVGKPLSRENAIKQLMQQSGQSIQFYTGLALHNTISGETEVKVDTFTVHFRQLTEKQIARYVDLEEPYYCAGSFKSEGLGIALFDKLEGKDPNTLVGLPLIDLIDMLQEQGISVL, from the coding sequence ATGCCAAATTACCAACTAGTTTTAGCCTCAACTTCGCCTTATCGCAAACAACTGCTCAACAAACTCTCACTTTCGTTTATTACATGCTCTCCAGATTTTGACGAAACTCCGTTAGAGGACGAAACACCTTTGCAGCTGGTAAAGCGACTCGCAAAAGGCAAAGCAGAGTCATGTAAAACAGAATCAGCGAGCCTTGTCATCGGCAGTGATCAGGTCTGTGTGATTGATGGGAGAATAGTTGGTAAACCCCTCTCTAGAGAGAATGCAATCAAACAGCTCATGCAACAAAGCGGTCAATCTATCCAGTTTTACACCGGACTTGCGTTACACAACACGATAAGTGGTGAAACCGAGGTCAAAGTCGATACTTTTACGGTGCATTTCCGTCAGCTTACTGAAAAACAAATTGCACGCTACGTTGACCTTGAGGAGCCCTATTACTGTGCAGGTAGCTTTAAGAGTGAAGGGTTAGGGATTGCCCTATTCGATAAATTGGAAGGGAAAGATCCAAACACATTAGTAGGCTTACCTTTGATCGATTTGATCGATATGCTCCAGGAGCAAGGAATCTCCGTCCTGTAA
- the yceD gene encoding 23S rRNA accumulation protein YceD — protein MQKVKIPRTVDPARAAQKRLDFEGIIQASLFKRLEESVEGVKRDAQVSLSFGLDEQRLVVISGKANIEVDLECQRCNEVFTHLCEVEFTYTPYYSEKSEEDAPEEYDLVDLNEYGEVDLIQLVEDEFILNLPQIAMHDEADCSVNSDNMVFGEIPEEIVEDKPNPFDVLKSLKK, from the coding sequence ATGCAAAAGGTAAAAATACCGCGAACGGTTGATCCGGCAAGAGCGGCTCAAAAGCGACTTGATTTTGAAGGTATCATTCAAGCAAGTCTTTTTAAGCGCTTAGAGGAATCGGTCGAAGGCGTTAAACGCGACGCTCAAGTGTCATTGTCATTTGGGTTGGATGAACAGCGACTCGTTGTTATCTCTGGTAAAGCTAACATCGAAGTTGATTTAGAGTGTCAACGCTGTAACGAGGTTTTCACACACTTGTGTGAAGTCGAATTCACTTACACGCCGTATTACAGCGAAAAAAGTGAAGAAGACGCACCGGAAGAGTACGATTTGGTAGATCTTAACGAGTACGGTGAAGTAGACCTAATACAGTTGGTTGAAGACGAGTTCATTCTAAACTTGCCTCAAATTGCGATGCACGATGAAGCGGACTGTAGCGTTAATTCAGATAATATGGTGTTTGGTGAGATTCCAGAAGAAATTGTGGAAGACAAGCCGAATCCATTCGATGTTTTAAAAAGCTTAAAGAAGTAA
- the rpmF gene encoding 50S ribosomal protein L32 has protein sequence MAVQKNRKTRSKRGMRRSHDALTTAALSVDATSGETHLRHNVTAEGYYRGKKVINK, from the coding sequence ATGGCCGTACAGAAAAACCGTAAAACACGTTCTAAGCGTGGTATGCGTCGTTCACACGATGCCCTAACTACAGCTGCACTTTCTGTTGACGCAACTTCAGGTGAAACTCACCTACGTCACAACGTGACTGCTGAAGGTTACTACCGCGGCAAGAAGGTTATCAACAAGTAA
- the plsX gene encoding phosphate acyltransferase PlsX, translating into MQNITVALDAMGGDFGPRVTVPAAVQALSHFPELKVILLGDQAAITSQLSILGYKPDARLSIQHCDRVISNSEKPSLALRNSNGTSMGSAIDAVASGKADACVSGGNTGALMALSRFRLKLLPGIERPALISALPTATGNKTWMLDLGANVSSDADSLFQFAVMGSALAEQNLQRAPRVAILNIGAEEIKGNDLVKRCAEMLSNTQSVNFVGYIEGNQLLHDFADVVVCDGFVGNVCLKTCEGTAQLFIDKLKSSMMSSSIKGWIARKLFSGLFNELKTLNPDQYNGASLLGLRGIVIKSHGSADVEAVTNAIGEALHEVKRQVPSRISDRLEAVLLERHY; encoded by the coding sequence TTGCAAAATATAACCGTTGCACTTGATGCAATGGGCGGGGATTTCGGTCCTCGCGTTACAGTGCCTGCCGCCGTGCAGGCACTGTCGCATTTCCCAGAGCTGAAAGTGATCCTACTAGGTGATCAAGCTGCGATCACATCTCAATTATCAATTCTTGGTTATAAGCCAGATGCTCGTTTGAGTATTCAGCATTGTGACCGAGTCATCTCTAACTCAGAAAAACCTTCCCTTGCGCTTAGAAATAGTAACGGCACCTCTATGGGCTCTGCTATCGATGCGGTGGCTTCAGGAAAAGCGGACGCGTGTGTGAGCGGTGGCAATACTGGCGCACTAATGGCTCTCTCTCGCTTTCGTCTTAAGTTGTTACCGGGGATTGAGAGGCCTGCTTTAATTTCGGCATTACCCACTGCGACCGGAAACAAAACTTGGATGCTCGATCTTGGCGCGAATGTATCCAGTGATGCCGATTCATTGTTTCAGTTTGCGGTCATGGGGAGTGCACTCGCAGAACAAAATCTACAAAGAGCACCGAGAGTGGCTATTCTGAACATTGGCGCTGAAGAAATAAAAGGCAACGATCTTGTCAAGCGCTGTGCAGAAATGCTCTCAAATACACAATCGGTGAATTTTGTGGGTTATATTGAAGGGAATCAACTATTACACGACTTTGCAGATGTTGTCGTCTGTGACGGGTTCGTTGGTAATGTGTGTTTAAAAACCTGTGAAGGCACCGCCCAACTTTTTATAGATAAGTTAAAATCTAGCATGATGTCCTCATCTATAAAGGGTTGGATTGCAAGAAAATTGTTTTCTGGGTTATTTAATGAACTAAAAACACTGAACCCCGACCAGTATAACGGCGCAAGTTTGCTAGGATTGCGCGGCATTGTCATAAAAAGCCACGGAAGCGCTGATGTAGAAGCGGTTACCAACGCAATTGGTGAAGCTCTGCACGAGGTCAAACGACAAGTACCAAGCCGTATTAGCGATCGTTTGGAAGCGGTTTTACTCGAGAGGCATTATTAG
- a CDS encoding beta-ketoacyl-ACP synthase III, with product MYSKILGTGSYLPSQVRTNADLEKMVDTSDEWIVTRTGIKERRIAAENETVADMGYIAAQNAIEMAGIDKHDIDLIILATTSGSHTFPSSACQVQAKLDIKGCPAFDLAAACSGFVYALSVADQHIKSGMCKNVLVIGADALSKTCDPEDRSTIILFGDGAGAVVVGASEEPGILSTHIYSDGRFGELLSLEVPERGKDADKWLHMAGNEVFKVAVTQLSKLVKDTLAANGMHKSELDWLVPHQANYRIISATAKKLSMSLDQVVITLDKHGNTSAATVPSALDEAVRDGRIKRGQMLLLEAFGGGFTWGSALVKF from the coding sequence ATGTATAGCAAAATTTTAGGTACTGGTAGCTACCTGCCATCTCAGGTGCGTACTAACGCAGATCTAGAGAAAATGGTAGATACAAGTGATGAGTGGATTGTTACTCGCACGGGTATTAAAGAGCGTCGCATTGCTGCTGAGAACGAAACCGTCGCGGATATGGGCTATATCGCGGCTCAAAACGCTATCGAAATGGCGGGCATCGATAAACATGATATTGATCTGATTATTCTGGCAACAACCAGCGGTAGTCACACATTCCCATCATCAGCATGCCAGGTTCAGGCCAAGCTTGATATTAAAGGTTGCCCAGCATTTGACTTGGCAGCTGCGTGTTCCGGTTTTGTGTATGCACTATCTGTTGCTGATCAACACATCAAATCGGGCATGTGCAAAAACGTTCTGGTCATTGGCGCTGACGCACTGTCAAAAACCTGTGATCCCGAGGATCGTTCTACTATCATTCTATTTGGTGATGGCGCAGGGGCGGTCGTCGTTGGGGCAAGTGAAGAGCCAGGCATTCTGTCGACTCATATCTATTCTGATGGTCGATTTGGTGAATTGCTTAGTCTAGAAGTGCCAGAGCGTGGTAAAGATGCAGACAAATGGCTGCACATGGCTGGTAACGAAGTATTCAAAGTTGCGGTTACTCAACTTTCCAAGCTCGTCAAAGATACCCTTGCTGCAAACGGTATGCACAAATCTGAATTAGATTGGTTAGTGCCGCATCAGGCAAACTACCGCATTATATCGGCTACGGCTAAAAAACTATCAATGTCACTCGATCAAGTCGTGATTACGCTAGATAAACACGGTAACACATCAGCTGCGACAGTGCCGTCTGCACTAGATGAAGCAGTACGTGATGGTCGAATTAAGCGTGGTCAAATGCTCTTGCTAGAAGCATTTGGTGGTGGTTTTACTTGGGGTTCTGCGCTGGTTAAGTTCTAA
- the fabD gene encoding ACP S-malonyltransferase: MSKFAIVFPGQGSQAVGMLADLGEQYEVVKQTFAEASDALGYDLWALVQDGPAEDLNQTFRTQPALLASSVAIWRVWQELGLEQPANLAGHSLGEYSALVCAGVIDFKQAIKLVELRGRLMQEAVPAGTGAMYAIIGLDDDAIAKACEEAAQGEVVSPVNFNSPGQVVIAGSKDAVERAGVLCKEAGAKRALPLPVSVPSHCALMKPAADKLAVALEEIQFNAPQLPVINNVDVAAETDPAKIKDALVRQLYSPVRWTESVQLMSEQGVEKLLELGPGKVLTGLTKRIVKTLSGAAVNDTASLDAAK, translated from the coding sequence ATGAGCAAGTTTGCTATCGTATTTCCAGGTCAAGGTTCTCAAGCTGTCGGTATGCTTGCTGATCTTGGCGAACAATATGAAGTCGTTAAACAAACTTTCGCGGAAGCTTCTGACGCATTAGGTTACGACCTTTGGGCGCTAGTCCAAGATGGTCCGGCAGAAGATCTAAACCAAACATTCCGTACTCAACCAGCTCTGCTTGCATCTTCTGTTGCTATTTGGCGTGTATGGCAAGAGCTAGGCCTAGAACAACCAGCAAACCTTGCAGGTCATAGCTTGGGTGAATACTCAGCACTTGTTTGTGCTGGCGTAATTGATTTTAAACAAGCGATCAAATTGGTAGAGCTACGTGGCCGACTAATGCAAGAAGCGGTACCAGCAGGCACAGGTGCCATGTACGCAATCATCGGTCTTGATGATGATGCGATTGCAAAAGCGTGTGAAGAAGCAGCGCAGGGTGAAGTTGTTTCACCAGTAAACTTCAACTCACCAGGCCAAGTGGTTATCGCGGGTAGCAAAGATGCAGTAGAGCGTGCTGGCGTACTATGTAAAGAAGCAGGCGCAAAACGTGCTCTTCCACTTCCTGTTTCGGTTCCGTCTCATTGTGCACTAATGAAACCAGCAGCAGACAAGCTAGCTGTTGCACTTGAAGAGATTCAATTCAATGCACCTCAGCTTCCTGTTATTAACAACGTTGATGTGGCTGCTGAAACAGATCCTGCAAAAATTAAAGATGCGCTAGTACGTCAGCTATACAGCCCAGTTCGTTGGACTGAGAGCGTTCAGCTAATGAGCGAGCAAGGCGTTGAAAAACTACTAGAGCTTGGTCCAGGTAAAGTACTCACTGGACTAACAAAACGTATTGTGAAGACACTAAGTGGCGCAGCAGTGAACGACACTGCATCGCTAGATGCCGCTAAGTAA
- the fabG gene encoding 3-oxoacyl-ACP reductase FabG, translating into MNLEGKVALVTGASRGIGRAIAELLVERGATVIGTATSEGGAAAISEYLGENGKGLALNVTDVESIEATLKTINDEFGAIDILVNNAGITRDNLLMRMKDDEWNDIINTNLTPIYRMSKAVLRGMMKKRAGRIINVGSVVGTMGNAGQANYAAAKAGVIGFTKSMAREVASRGVTVNTVAPGFIETDMTKALNDDQRAATLANVPAGRLGDPREIASAVVFLASPEAAYITGETLHVNGGMYMV; encoded by the coding sequence ATGAATCTAGAAGGCAAAGTTGCCCTAGTTACTGGTGCAAGCCGCGGTATCGGCCGTGCTATCGCTGAGCTTCTTGTTGAGCGTGGCGCGACAGTAATCGGTACAGCGACATCGGAAGGTGGTGCTGCAGCGATCAGTGAATACCTAGGTGAGAACGGCAAAGGCCTAGCACTGAACGTAACAGACGTAGAGTCAATCGAAGCGACACTTAAAACTATCAACGATGAGTTTGGTGCTATCGATATCCTAGTAAACAACGCAGGTATCACACGCGATAACCTTCTAATGCGTATGAAGGATGACGAATGGAACGATATCATCAACACTAACTTGACGCCTATCTACCGCATGTCTAAAGCTGTACTTCGCGGCATGATGAAAAAGCGCGCAGGTCGCATCATCAACGTAGGTTCTGTTGTTGGTACTATGGGTAACGCTGGTCAGGCAAACTACGCTGCAGCAAAAGCGGGTGTGATTGGTTTCACTAAGTCTATGGCTCGTGAAGTTGCGTCTCGTGGTGTTACAGTGAATACTGTTGCACCAGGTTTCATCGAAACTGACATGACTAAAGCACTAAATGATGACCAACGTGCGGCAACACTAGCAAACGTTCCTGCTGGTCGTCTTGGTGACCCACGCGAAATTGCTTCGGCTGTTGTGTTCCTAGCTTCTCCAGAAGCGGCATACATTACAGGCGAAACTTTGCATGTAAATGGCGGTATGTACATGGTGTAA
- the acpP gene encoding acyl carrier protein — MSNIEERVKKIIVEQLGVDEAEVKNEASFVDDLGADSLDTVELVMALEEEFDTEIPDEEAEKITTVQAAIDYVNSAQ; from the coding sequence ATGAGCAACATCGAAGAACGCGTAAAGAAAATCATTGTTGAACAACTAGGTGTAGACGAAGCTGAAGTTAAAAACGAAGCTTCATTCGTTGATGATCTAGGTGCTGATTCTCTAGACACTGTTGAACTAGTAATGGCTCTAGAAGAAGAATTCGACACTGAGATTCCAGACGAAGAAGCTGAGAAGATCACTACTGTTCAAGCTGCTATCGACTACGTGAACAGCGCTCAGTAA
- the fabF gene encoding beta-ketoacyl-ACP synthase II, producing MSKRRVVVTGMGMLSPVGNTVESSWKALLEGQSGIVNIEHFDTENFSTRFAGLIKDFDCTEYMSKKDARKMDLFIQYGIAAGIQALDDSGLQITEENAARVGVAIGSGIGGLDLIETGHTALVDKGPRKVSPFFVPSTIVNMVAGNLSIMRGLRGPNIAISTACTTGLHNIGHAARMIAYGDAEAMVAGGAEKASTPLGMAGFGAAKALSTRNDEPQKASRPWDKDRDGFVLGDGAGIMVLEEYEHAKARGAKIYAEIVGFGMSGDAYHMTSPSEDGSGGALAMEAAMRDAGITGTQVGYVNAHGTSTPAGDVAEIKGVRRALGEEGAKQVKVSSTKSMTGHLLGAAGSVEAIITVLSLVDQIVPPTINLDNRDEGLDDIDLVPHTAQKVDMEYAICNSFGFGGTNGSLVFKKI from the coding sequence GTGTCCAAGCGTCGTGTTGTTGTCACTGGCATGGGTATGTTGTCACCGGTAGGCAACACTGTAGAATCATCTTGGAAAGCCCTGCTTGAAGGTCAAAGTGGTATCGTGAATATCGAGCACTTTGATACGGAAAATTTCTCTACTCGCTTTGCAGGCCTCATCAAAGATTTCGATTGCACAGAGTACATGTCTAAAAAAGATGCCCGTAAAATGGATCTATTTATCCAGTACGGCATTGCAGCTGGTATTCAAGCTTTAGACGACTCTGGTTTACAAATCACCGAAGAAAACGCAGCTCGTGTCGGTGTAGCGATTGGCTCAGGCATCGGCGGTCTAGACCTTATCGAAACAGGGCATACAGCTCTTGTCGATAAAGGCCCTCGTAAAGTTAGCCCATTTTTCGTTCCATCTACCATCGTAAACATGGTTGCAGGTAACTTATCTATTATGCGTGGTCTACGCGGTCCAAATATCGCGATCTCGACGGCGTGTACAACTGGCCTTCACAACATTGGTCACGCAGCTCGTATGATTGCATACGGAGATGCGGAAGCAATGGTTGCAGGCGGTGCTGAAAAAGCGTCAACGCCACTAGGTATGGCTGGCTTTGGTGCGGCAAAAGCGCTGTCTACACGTAACGATGAACCACAGAAAGCTTCTCGTCCATGGGACAAAGACCGTGACGGTTTTGTTCTGGGTGATGGCGCGGGCATCATGGTTCTTGAAGAGTATGAGCACGCAAAAGCTCGTGGCGCTAAGATTTATGCTGAAATCGTTGGTTTCGGTATGTCTGGTGACGCTTACCACATGACTTCACCAAGTGAAGACGGTTCAGGCGGCGCGTTGGCGATGGAAGCTGCGATGCGTGACGCTGGCATTACTGGTACTCAAGTTGGTTACGTGAATGCTCACGGTACTTCAACACCAGCTGGTGATGTTGCTGAAATTAAAGGCGTACGTCGTGCTCTAGGTGAAGAAGGTGCGAAACAAGTGAAAGTTTCTTCAACGAAGTCTATGACTGGTCACCTACTAGGTGCAGCAGGTTCTGTTGAAGCAATCATCACTGTATTGTCTCTTGTTGACCAAATCGTTCCACCAACGATCAACCTAGACAACCGTGACGAAGGTCTTGATGACATCGACCTAGTACCACACACTGCTCAGAAAGTAGATATGGAGTATGCAATCTGTAACTCTTTCGGCTTTGGTGGCACGAACGGCTCTCTAGTATTTAAAAAGATCTAA
- the pabC gene encoding aminodeoxychorismate lyase, which translates to MYWLNGQLTDSVSLSDRSFHYGDGCFTTMLTVDGKIEHWHKHIERMESCLCALGIEIPDWQMIEMWLAKAIESKGKAGVKLHISRGEGGRGYSPTQVTSPNVTISAFQFPVHYDQWSREGIELGICQKKLGINPMLAGHKHNNRLEQVLLKADIEQQGFSDGIALDYDGNVVETTMANVFWCIDGNLYTPKLSKAGVAGVMRRVVLERASNLDLKVYEGEFKLGELLTAEEVFVTNSILGIAPVTAIGKQRYSIGQITRRIQENPVS; encoded by the coding sequence GTGTACTGGCTAAATGGACAATTAACCGATTCGGTATCTTTGAGTGACCGTTCCTTTCATTATGGTGATGGTTGCTTTACAACCATGCTTACTGTAGACGGCAAAATTGAGCACTGGCATAAACATATTGAAAGAATGGAAAGTTGTTTGTGTGCCCTGGGGATAGAAATACCCGATTGGCAAATGATCGAGATGTGGCTGGCTAAGGCTATAGAAAGCAAAGGAAAAGCGGGCGTTAAGCTTCATATTAGCCGAGGTGAAGGCGGAAGGGGATATAGCCCTACTCAAGTGACCTCACCCAATGTTACTATTAGCGCCTTTCAATTTCCTGTTCATTATGACCAATGGTCCCGCGAAGGGATCGAGCTTGGCATTTGTCAGAAAAAGTTGGGAATTAACCCAATGCTGGCTGGCCATAAACATAATAACCGACTCGAACAGGTATTGTTAAAAGCAGATATTGAGCAGCAAGGATTCAGTGACGGCATTGCGTTAGATTACGACGGTAACGTGGTGGAAACCACGATGGCGAACGTTTTCTGGTGCATTGACGGAAATCTTTATACGCCAAAACTTTCAAAAGCGGGTGTTGCAGGCGTGATGCGCCGAGTTGTGCTAGAGCGAGCCTCTAACTTAGACCTAAAGGTTTATGAAGGGGAGTTTAAGCTCGGAGAGCTGCTTACCGCGGAAGAAGTTTTTGTGACTAACTCGATATTAGGTATCGCGCCAGTTACGGCGATTGGCAAACAACGTTATTCAATTGGACAAATAACTAGAAGAATTCAGGAGAACCCCGTCTCGTGA
- the mltG gene encoding endolytic transglycosylase MltG: MIKKITLFLLLAAVAAAAGYVYVTKQVEQYVTQPVQVKQEYIFTLKSGTSFSRVLAELTEQGLINSSEVSQLVRRFHPELTQLKAGTYLLEPGLNLSQVLELFKSGKEHQFSITFVEGSTFKEWREALIQASHLEHKITGLSEADIAKQLGLEYEKLEGLLLAETYHYTLGTSDLDILKRASSKLQQILDQQWEQRQDKLPLKTPYEALILASIIEKETAVEEERERVASVFVNRLNKRMRLQTDPTVIYGMGDKYDGNIRKKDLRTPTPYNTYVISGLPPTPIAMPGEASITAALNPEDSTYLYFVASGKGGHVFSKSLAEHNRAVRAYLKQLRSNK, from the coding sequence GTGATTAAAAAGATCACTTTGTTTCTGCTACTGGCCGCCGTTGCAGCGGCAGCAGGCTATGTTTATGTTACCAAGCAGGTTGAGCAATACGTCACTCAGCCAGTACAAGTAAAGCAAGAGTACATTTTTACACTAAAATCAGGCACCAGTTTTAGCCGTGTATTGGCTGAGCTCACTGAGCAAGGGCTTATCAATTCAAGTGAAGTCTCTCAGCTCGTAAGACGGTTTCATCCGGAGTTGACTCAGCTAAAAGCGGGCACCTATCTGCTCGAGCCTGGCTTGAATCTCTCTCAGGTATTAGAGCTATTCAAATCAGGTAAAGAACACCAGTTTTCAATCACCTTTGTGGAAGGTTCAACCTTCAAAGAGTGGCGAGAAGCGCTGATTCAAGCATCTCATCTTGAGCATAAAATCACGGGTTTAAGTGAAGCAGATATTGCTAAGCAACTTGGACTGGAATACGAAAAATTAGAAGGTTTACTGCTTGCGGAAACTTATCACTATACGCTTGGAACATCTGATCTAGATATATTGAAAAGAGCCTCAAGTAAGCTGCAGCAAATCTTGGATCAACAATGGGAACAGAGACAAGATAAGCTTCCGCTAAAAACGCCATACGAAGCCTTGATTTTGGCCTCTATTATTGAGAAAGAAACGGCAGTGGAAGAAGAGCGAGAGCGCGTTGCTTCTGTGTTTGTGAATCGACTCAATAAGCGCATGAGGTTACAAACGGATCCAACCGTTATCTACGGAATGGGAGACAAATACGATGGTAATATTCGCAAGAAAGACCTACGTACTCCTACGCCGTACAATACCTATGTGATCTCTGGTTTGCCACCGACACCAATTGCGATGCCTGGTGAAGCGTCTATCACAGCCGCATTGAACCCAGAAGACAGTACATACTTATACTTTGTCGCAAGTGGCAAAGGCGGACACGTATTTTCTAAGTCACTCGCTGAACATAACCGAGCAGTACGTGCCTATTTAAAACAGTTAAGAAGTAACAAATGA
- the tmk gene encoding dTMP kinase, with the protein MKQAKFVVVEGLEGAGKSTAINAVLDTLKQAGIEEIKNTREPGGTALAEKLRTLVKQEHEGEQLHDITELLLMYAARVQLVENVIKPALNSGVWVVGDRHDMSSQAYQGGGRQIAKETMLTLKETTLGDFKPDLTLYLDIDPRVGLERARGRGELDRIEKMDMSFFDRTRARYLELANQDDSVIIINADQAIEQVAADIKSALESWLDV; encoded by the coding sequence ATGAAACAAGCTAAATTCGTCGTCGTAGAAGGTCTAGAAGGTGCTGGTAAAAGTACGGCAATCAATGCGGTACTGGACACACTCAAACAAGCGGGTATTGAAGAGATCAAAAACACTCGCGAGCCGGGTGGTACCGCACTAGCTGAAAAGCTAAGAACCTTAGTAAAGCAAGAGCATGAAGGTGAGCAACTTCACGACATAACCGAGCTTTTGCTCATGTACGCTGCCCGTGTTCAATTAGTTGAAAATGTGATTAAGCCTGCACTTAACAGTGGCGTTTGGGTTGTGGGTGATCGTCACGATATGTCTTCTCAGGCTTATCAAGGTGGTGGTCGTCAAATCGCTAAAGAAACGATGCTGACGTTAAAAGAAACAACGTTGGGTGATTTTAAACCCGATTTGACGCTTTATCTGGACATTGATCCTCGTGTTGGCCTAGAGCGAGCACGTGGGCGTGGTGAACTCGACAGAATTGAAAAGATGGACATGAGTTTTTTTGATCGAACGAGAGCAAGGTATTTAGAGCTGGCGAATCAAGACGATAGCGTTATCATCATTAACGCTGATCAGGCGATCGAGCAAGTCGCGGCGGATATAAAATCTGCTCTAGAGTCGTGGTTGGACGTGTAG